The Urbifossiella limnaea genome has a window encoding:
- a CDS encoding glycosyltransferase family 39 protein translates to MNSRLLILAGVVTLANAAKPVVVDDTAYLAFARHIAAAPADPYGFELFWYDAPEPAMDILCPPVLPYWLAAGVRVVGVEPVLLKLWLFPVAWLLAWALRDLLRRFAPGTEAAALPLIVLSPAVLPMVNLMLDVPAAALGLAALAVFARAADRGSWCLAVGAGLLAALAMQTKYTALVAPAVLGWYGLTHRRLALAVVAVAAAAGGFAAWEGLVQLKYGTSHFLHHAGQQAASEDGWLADKFDLVAPLAGHLGVLGVGFALYAQRSLGLPRGLIAGGAVLWLIGAALIAVTSGADAVLVGTREHPKLTLPTLVWRTTGAAVLLTALAAALRLLGRRDARDAGNWFVVGWVLLELGGYFGMTPFPAARRVIGVSLAVGVLAARVVSRTPARPPARWVVPFGVGAGVLLAALDGYDALPEKVLAERAAAVIPAGSRAWYVGHWGFQFYCERAGMTPAVVGASRLSEGDYLVLPRFPAEADFPRPFAGWLWFPPEPPAGAEVVAEFVWDDGLKAQTVPNLYGGTEPVVGRDHPRLRVAVYRLTRPWVAGEE, encoded by the coding sequence GTGAATTCCAGGCTGCTGATCCTGGCGGGAGTCGTCACGCTCGCCAACGCCGCCAAGCCGGTCGTCGTGGACGACACCGCGTACCTCGCGTTCGCCCGGCACATCGCCGCCGCCCCCGCCGACCCGTACGGCTTCGAGCTCTTCTGGTACGACGCCCCCGAGCCGGCCATGGACATCCTCTGTCCGCCTGTCCTGCCGTACTGGCTGGCCGCCGGCGTGCGGGTCGTCGGCGTCGAACCCGTGCTGCTGAAGCTGTGGCTGTTCCCCGTCGCGTGGCTGCTGGCGTGGGCCCTGCGCGACTTGCTGCGCCGCTTCGCCCCCGGAACAGAAGCCGCCGCGCTGCCGCTGATCGTGCTGTCGCCGGCGGTGCTGCCGATGGTGAACCTGATGCTCGACGTGCCCGCGGCGGCGCTCGGGCTTGCGGCCCTGGCCGTGTTCGCCCGCGCCGCCGACCGCGGTTCGTGGTGCCTCGCCGTCGGCGCGGGCCTACTCGCGGCGCTGGCGATGCAGACCAAATACACCGCCCTCGTCGCCCCCGCCGTGCTCGGCTGGTACGGCCTGACGCACCGCCGACTCGCGCTCGCCGTCGTCGCCGTCGCTGCGGCCGCCGGCGGGTTCGCGGCGTGGGAAGGGCTCGTGCAGTTGAAGTACGGCACGTCGCACTTCCTCCACCACGCGGGGCAGCAGGCCGCTTCCGAAGACGGCTGGCTCGCCGACAAGTTCGACCTGGTGGCGCCGCTGGCCGGGCACCTCGGCGTGCTCGGCGTCGGCTTCGCGCTGTACGCCCAGCGCTCGCTCGGCCTGCCGCGCGGGCTCATCGCCGGCGGTGCGGTGCTGTGGCTGATCGGTGCGGCGCTCATCGCCGTCACGTCCGGCGCGGACGCGGTGCTGGTCGGCACCAGGGAGCACCCGAAGCTGACGCTGCCGACGCTGGTGTGGCGCACGACCGGCGCCGCCGTGCTGCTCACGGCGCTGGCCGCGGCGCTGCGGCTGCTGGGGCGCCGGGACGCGCGCGACGCCGGGAACTGGTTCGTGGTCGGCTGGGTGCTGCTAGAACTGGGCGGCTACTTCGGTATGACACCGTTCCCGGCGGCGCGGCGTGTCATCGGGGTGTCACTGGCGGTCGGCGTGCTGGCGGCGCGGGTCGTGAGCCGCACCCCGGCGCGGCCGCCGGCGCGGTGGGTGGTCCCGTTCGGCGTCGGCGCCGGCGTGCTGCTGGCGGCGCTGGACGGGTACGACGCGCTGCCGGAGAAGGTGCTCGCCGAACGGGCCGCGGCCGTGATTCCTGCGGGGAGTCGGGCGTGGTACGTCGGGCACTGGGGCTTCCAGTTTTACTGCGAGCGCGCGGGGATGACGCCGGCCGTGGTCGGGGCGTCACGGCTGTCCGAGGGAGATTACCTGGTGCTGCCGCGCTTCCCCGCCGAAGCGGACTTCCCGCGCCCGTTCGCGGGGTGGCTGTGGTTCCCGCCCGAGCCGCCCGCCGGCGCCGAGGTGGTGGCGGAGTTCGTGTGGGACGACGGGCTGAAGGCGCAGACGGTGCCGAACCTGTACGGCGGGACCGAGCCGGTGGTGGGCCGCGACCACCCCCGGTTGCGGGTGGCGGTGTACCGGCTGACGCGGCCGTGGGTGGCGGGGGAGGAGTGA
- the lipA gene encoding lipoyl synthase — MRALPVLDKPTAPGRLPAWLKRPLPKGNGNAFTQTLLDDLKLETVCENAKCPNRPECWSRRTATFMVLGNVCTRPCGFCSVPKGEPLAVETDEPERLAEAAVRLGLKHVVITSVTRDDLPDGGASHFAACVRAVKARMPAAAVEVLTPDFGGNAAAIDAVVASGPEVFNHNIETVPRLYRAARGRAEYRRSLDLLERVKNTAPAMVTKAGLMLGVGETIDELFDVLADLRAIRCDVVTLGQYLAPTYKHSLPVARYVPPAEFDDIAAKARLLGFQQVVAGPFVRSSYHADEMVPTRAASAD, encoded by the coding sequence ATGCGCGCGCTACCGGTACTCGATAAGCCGACCGCCCCCGGCCGCCTGCCGGCGTGGCTGAAGCGCCCGCTGCCGAAGGGCAACGGCAACGCCTTCACGCAGACGCTGCTCGACGACCTGAAGCTCGAAACGGTCTGCGAGAACGCCAAGTGCCCGAACCGGCCCGAGTGCTGGAGCCGCCGCACCGCCACGTTCATGGTGCTCGGCAACGTCTGCACCCGCCCGTGCGGCTTCTGCTCGGTCCCGAAGGGCGAGCCGCTCGCCGTCGAGACCGACGAGCCCGAGCGCCTCGCGGAAGCGGCCGTGCGGCTGGGGCTGAAGCACGTCGTGATTACTTCCGTGACGCGGGACGACCTGCCGGACGGCGGCGCGAGTCACTTCGCGGCGTGCGTGCGGGCGGTGAAGGCGCGGATGCCCGCGGCCGCGGTCGAGGTGCTGACACCCGACTTCGGCGGCAACGCGGCGGCGATCGACGCCGTGGTGGCGAGCGGCCCCGAGGTGTTCAACCACAACATCGAGACGGTGCCGCGGCTGTACCGCGCCGCCCGCGGCCGCGCCGAGTACCGCCGCAGCCTCGACTTGCTCGAGCGCGTGAAGAACACGGCCCCCGCGATGGTGACCAAGGCCGGCCTGATGCTCGGCGTCGGCGAGACGATCGACGAGCTGTTCGACGTGCTGGCCGACCTGCGCGCGATCCGCTGCGACGTGGTAACGCTCGGCCAGTACCTGGCGCCGACGTACAAGCACAGCCTGCCGGTGGCGCGGTACGTGCCGCCCGCGGAGTTCGACGACATCGCCGCGAAGGCGCGGCTGCTGGGCTTCCAACAGGTGGTGGCGGGGCCGTTCGTGCGGTCCAGCTACCACGCCGACGAGATGGTGCCGACCCGTGCCGCGAGTGCCGATTGA
- a CDS encoding glucose 1-dehydrogenase produces MSRFVGKVVLVTGGTSGIGKAAAEAFAAEGAKVVVSGRREPEGLAVVEGIRTAGGEAAFVRADVSKEDDVRQLVAKTVAKYGRLDVAFNNAGVEWMGALTDATEADYRRVFDANVWGVLTAMKYEIPELLKAGGGAIINTTSVAGHVGMPGVSVYVASKHAVEGLTKAAALEYARQGVRVTAVAPAAVVTEMMGRFVGGEETEQAKGLAAMHPVGRMGRPAEVAAAVLYLASDAAKFVTGVSLPVDGGWLAQ; encoded by the coding sequence ATGTCGCGGTTCGTAGGCAAGGTCGTCCTCGTCACCGGTGGGACGAGCGGCATCGGCAAGGCCGCGGCCGAGGCGTTCGCCGCCGAGGGGGCGAAGGTCGTCGTGTCCGGCCGCCGCGAGCCGGAGGGGCTCGCCGTGGTCGAGGGGATCCGCACGGCCGGCGGCGAGGCGGCGTTCGTCCGCGCCGACGTGAGCAAGGAGGACGACGTCCGGCAGTTGGTGGCGAAGACGGTGGCGAAGTACGGCCGCCTCGACGTGGCCTTCAACAACGCCGGCGTCGAGTGGATGGGCGCCCTCACCGACGCCACCGAGGCCGACTACCGCCGCGTCTTCGATGCCAACGTGTGGGGCGTGTTGACCGCGATGAAGTACGAGATCCCCGAGCTGCTGAAGGCCGGCGGCGGGGCGATCATCAACACGACGAGCGTCGCCGGGCACGTCGGCATGCCGGGGGTGAGCGTGTACGTCGCCAGTAAGCACGCGGTCGAGGGGCTGACGAAGGCGGCGGCGCTGGAGTACGCCAGGCAGGGCGTGCGGGTGACGGCCGTCGCACCCGCGGCGGTCGTGACGGAGATGATGGGCCGGTTCGTCGGCGGCGAGGAGACGGAGCAGGCGAAGGGGCTGGCGGCGATGCACCCGGTGGGGCGGATGGGCCGGCCGGCGGAGGTGGCGGCGGCGGTGCTGTACCTGGCGTCCGACGCGGCGAAGTTCGTGACCGGCGTGTCGCTCCCGGTGGACGGCGGCTGGCTCGCCCAGTGA
- a CDS encoding NAD(P)H-dependent oxidoreductase — translation MTATPDDVLAPLRWRYATKQFDPARKIDPATWATLEQAAVLAPSSFGLQPWTFVVVTDPAVRTRLHPVSWGQPQVLDASHLVVFAAKNPPTAADVTRHVANAEAVRGQAAGSLDALRDRILGTLAKQSPADAHAWAARQCYIALGVFLSAAARLGVDACPMEGFQPEKYDEILGLTAKGLRSVVIATAGYRSPADKYAAASKVRFPVDDVVIRV, via the coding sequence ATGACCGCCACGCCCGACGACGTGCTCGCCCCGCTCCGCTGGCGGTACGCCACGAAGCAGTTCGACCCGGCCCGGAAGATCGACCCCGCCACCTGGGCCACCCTGGAACAGGCGGCGGTGCTCGCCCCGTCGTCCTTCGGCCTCCAGCCGTGGACCTTCGTCGTCGTCACCGACCCGGCCGTGCGGACGCGGCTGCACCCGGTGTCGTGGGGGCAGCCGCAGGTCCTCGACGCCTCGCACCTGGTCGTGTTCGCGGCGAAGAACCCGCCGACCGCTGCCGACGTGACCCGGCACGTCGCCAACGCCGAGGCGGTGCGCGGGCAGGCGGCCGGCAGCCTCGACGCGCTGCGCGACCGCATCCTCGGCACGCTGGCGAAGCAGAGCCCGGCCGACGCCCACGCCTGGGCGGCGCGGCAGTGCTACATCGCGCTCGGCGTGTTCCTCAGCGCCGCCGCCCGGCTCGGCGTGGACGCGTGCCCGATGGAGGGCTTTCAGCCGGAGAAGTACGACGAGATTCTCGGCCTCACCGCGAAGGGGCTGCGGTCGGTGGTGATCGCCACGGCCGGGTACCGGAGCCCGGCCGACAAGTACGCCGCCGCCTCGAAGGTGCGCTTCCCCGTGGACGACGTGGTGATCCGGGTGTGA
- the lipB gene encoding lipoyl(octanoyl) transferase LipB translates to MTDNALHAYLLGRLDFDALLPLQRRVAYDITGEPGSGAVLVCEHPPGITVGREGSRAHVRPEPEELTARGWPVRWVARGGGVLLHLPGQVACYPVLPLAELNLTPAAYVAELQALVIDVLAACALHGEADPNAPGVRVNGRRIAHVGAAVRGGVTAFGLVLNVDPDLEPFRAVHCDGDPQPMTSVQRESPSRVRIAGVRTQLVEAVAARFGFARVSLFHTHPGLAPRPEAHARATGTR, encoded by the coding sequence TTGACGGACAACGCCCTCCACGCCTACCTCCTCGGTCGGCTGGACTTCGACGCCCTCCTGCCGCTGCAGCGGCGCGTCGCCTACGACATCACCGGCGAACCCGGCAGCGGCGCCGTCCTCGTCTGCGAGCACCCGCCCGGCATCACCGTCGGCCGCGAGGGGAGCCGGGCGCACGTGCGGCCCGAGCCCGAAGAACTCACCGCCCGCGGCTGGCCCGTCCGCTGGGTCGCCCGCGGCGGCGGCGTCCTGCTCCACCTCCCCGGGCAGGTCGCGTGTTACCCCGTCCTGCCGCTCGCCGAGCTGAACCTCACGCCGGCCGCGTACGTCGCCGAATTGCAAGCGCTCGTGATCGACGTACTCGCCGCCTGCGCCCTTCACGGCGAAGCCGATCCCAACGCGCCCGGCGTGCGCGTGAACGGCCGGCGCATCGCCCATGTCGGCGCCGCGGTTCGTGGCGGCGTCACGGCGTTCGGGCTCGTGCTGAACGTCGATCCCGACCTGGAGCCGTTCCGCGCCGTCCACTGCGACGGCGACCCGCAGCCGATGACCTCGGTGCAGCGCGAGTCGCCGTCGCGGGTGCGGATCGCCGGCGTCCGCACGCAGTTGGTGGAAGCGGTCGCGGCCCGGTTCGGGTTCGCCCGCGTGTCCCTGTTCCACACCCACCCGGGGCTCGCCCCCCGGCCCGAGGCCCATGCGCGCGCTACCGGTACTCGATAA
- a CDS encoding Uma2 family endonuclease, translating into MTPTAPAAPSPPLMTAEEFVRLHGHESGLELVKGRVVRTPLPGADHGYVCLKAGSLIMQAAEAAGLGRTMANDTFVRVGTNPDTYRGADVCFVSFARLPKESPRPKGPLEVPPDLVLEVRSPTDRTSDILIKVGEYLNAGVTVVVVLDPNIEAASVYRQGDDFPQRRHNGDTLTLPDVLPGFAVPVRRFFE; encoded by the coding sequence TTGACGCCGACCGCCCCCGCCGCCCCGTCCCCGCCGCTGATGACGGCCGAGGAGTTCGTCCGCCTTCACGGCCACGAGTCGGGCCTGGAGTTGGTGAAGGGCCGTGTTGTGAGGACGCCCCTGCCCGGAGCAGACCACGGATACGTGTGCTTGAAAGCCGGCTCGCTCATCATGCAAGCCGCGGAGGCGGCAGGGCTCGGGCGTACGATGGCGAACGACACGTTCGTCCGCGTCGGAACCAACCCGGACACGTACCGCGGGGCGGACGTGTGTTTCGTCTCGTTCGCGCGGCTGCCGAAGGAGTCACCGCGACCGAAGGGGCCGCTCGAGGTACCACCCGATCTCGTGCTCGAAGTTCGATCGCCGACGGACCGGACGAGTGACATCCTCATCAAGGTCGGTGAGTACCTGAACGCGGGGGTCACGGTCGTCGTCGTACTCGACCCGAACATCGAGGCCGCCTCCGTGTACCGTCAGGGCGACGACTTCCCGCAGCGGCGGCACAACGGCGACACACTTACGCTACCGGACGTGCTACCCGGGTTCGCGGTGCCGGTGCGACGGTTCTTCGAGTAG
- a CDS encoding lipoyl domain-containing protein, which yields MPIELPDLGAPRAVLSLWYARVGDRVFAGDRVAEVLIPGATVDVPAPVGGVVAAQAVLANDPLVAGQLIGEIQED from the coding sequence GTGCCGATTGAGCTGCCGGACCTGGGCGCCCCGCGGGCCGTGCTGAGCCTGTGGTACGCCCGCGTCGGCGACCGCGTGTTCGCCGGCGACCGCGTCGCCGAGGTGCTCATCCCCGGCGCCACCGTGGACGTGCCGGCGCCGGTCGGCGGCGTGGTCGCGGCGCAGGCGGTGCTGGCGAACGACCCGCTGGTAGCTGGACAGCTGATTGGGGAAATCCAGGAAGATTAA
- the ahr gene encoding NADPH-dependent aldehyde reductase Ahr: protein MPTRAYAATAAKGALSPFEFEPGPIGPGQVDVAVSHCGICHSDLSMLDNDWGMTQYPLVPGHEAVGTVRAVGAGVTTHKPGDRVGLGWFSHSCLTCRPCMSGDHNLCATAEQTIVGRHGAFADTVRAHAEWVVPLPEGLDPATAGPLFCGGITAFNPFVQFDVRPTHRVGVVGIGGLGHLAVQFAAKWGCEVFAFSSNPEKADEAKRLGAHHVVGSKDDAALGKLAGKLDFMLVTVNVALNWPAYVAALAPRGRLHFVGAVLEPVPVAVFPMLTGQKSLSGSPLGSPVTTADLLAFCARHKIGPVTETFPLSKVNDALAHLRAGKARYRIVLANDLPA from the coding sequence ATGCCAACCCGCGCCTACGCCGCGACCGCCGCCAAGGGTGCCCTCAGCCCGTTCGAGTTCGAGCCCGGGCCGATCGGCCCCGGGCAGGTGGACGTCGCCGTGTCCCACTGCGGCATCTGCCACTCCGACCTGTCCATGCTCGACAACGACTGGGGCATGACCCAGTACCCCCTCGTGCCGGGCCACGAGGCCGTCGGCACCGTCCGCGCCGTCGGGGCCGGCGTCACCACGCACAAGCCGGGCGACCGCGTCGGCCTCGGCTGGTTCTCGCACAGCTGCCTCACGTGCCGGCCGTGCATGAGCGGCGACCACAACCTGTGCGCCACCGCCGAGCAGACCATCGTCGGCCGGCACGGCGCGTTCGCCGACACCGTCCGCGCCCACGCCGAGTGGGTGGTGCCGCTCCCGGAGGGGCTCGACCCCGCCACCGCCGGGCCGCTGTTCTGCGGCGGCATCACGGCGTTCAACCCGTTCGTCCAGTTCGACGTGCGGCCCACCCACCGGGTCGGCGTGGTCGGCATCGGCGGGCTCGGCCACCTGGCCGTGCAGTTCGCCGCGAAGTGGGGCTGCGAGGTGTTCGCGTTCTCGTCCAACCCGGAGAAGGCCGACGAGGCGAAGCGGCTCGGCGCCCACCACGTCGTCGGCTCGAAGGACGACGCCGCCCTCGGCAAGCTCGCCGGCAAGCTCGACTTCATGCTGGTGACGGTGAACGTGGCGCTGAACTGGCCGGCGTACGTCGCCGCGCTGGCCCCGCGGGGGCGGTTGCACTTCGTCGGGGCGGTGCTGGAGCCGGTGCCGGTGGCCGTGTTCCCGATGCTCACGGGGCAGAAGTCGCTGTCCGGGTCGCCGCTCGGCAGCCCGGTCACGACCGCCGACCTGCTCGCCTTCTGCGCCCGCCACAAGATCGGCCCGGTGACCGAGACGTTCCCGCTGTCGAAGGTGAACGACGCCCTGGCCCACCTGCGGGCCGGCAAGGCGCGCTACCGCATCGTGTTGGCGAACGACCTGCCCGCCTGA
- the tmk gene encoding dTMP kinase, protein MPKPAFLSLDGPDGTGKSTQHALLVDWLAAQGVPVTACTDPGGTALGQQLRQLLLFGRDHRIALPAEAMLFMASRAQLVEEVIRPALARGEVVVADRYTLANVVYQGHAGGLNPKDLWAVGRVATGGLDPDLTLVFDADLDVALARRTRAADRLEERDREYQEAVRRGFLYEAGVRPGPYQIVDATPDLATVQQAVRAKVARLLTDFGWSVTEAGG, encoded by the coding sequence ATGCCCAAGCCCGCGTTCCTCTCGCTCGACGGCCCCGACGGCACCGGCAAGTCCACGCAGCACGCGCTGCTGGTCGACTGGCTGGCCGCGCAGGGCGTGCCCGTCACGGCCTGCACCGACCCCGGCGGCACCGCCCTCGGCCAGCAGCTGCGGCAACTCCTGCTGTTCGGCCGCGACCACCGCATCGCCCTGCCGGCGGAGGCGATGCTGTTCATGGCGTCGCGGGCGCAGCTGGTCGAGGAGGTGATCCGCCCGGCGCTGGCCCGCGGCGAGGTGGTCGTGGCCGACCGGTACACACTGGCGAACGTCGTGTACCAGGGCCACGCCGGCGGCCTGAACCCGAAAGACCTGTGGGCCGTCGGCCGCGTCGCCACCGGCGGCCTCGACCCCGACCTCACCCTCGTGTTCGACGCCGACCTGGACGTGGCGCTGGCGCGCCGCACCCGCGCCGCCGACCGGCTGGAGGAGCGCGACCGCGAGTACCAGGAGGCGGTGCGGCGCGGCTTCCTGTACGAGGCGGGCGTGCGGCCGGGGCCGTACCAGATCGTGGACGCCACGCCCGATCTGGCGACGGTGCAGCAGGCCGTGCGGGCGAAGGTGGCCCGGCTGCTGACGGACTTCGGCTGGTCGGTGACGGAGGCGGGCGGCTGA
- a CDS encoding glucose-1-phosphate adenylyltransferase, which translates to MRSVLALILGGGRGTRLFPLTSHRSKPAVPVAGKYRLIDIPISNCLNSDLRNIYILTQFLSASLHRHIANAYKFDMFSRGFVEVLAAQQTNEASDWYQGTADAVRQNIGYIERENTEHVLILSGDQLYRMDFRDLYKTHAETNADVTIAAIPVKEEDTPGFGLLSMTDAGRITGFVEKPKTVDERKPYHVPADWITSRGIAPNGRAYLANMGIYLFKTRVLLDVLTEKPLATDFGKEVFPRNLQARQMYAHLFDGYWEDLGTIGSYHESSLALGRENPPFDFFAPDGVIYTRMRNLPASRINGATLEHSLVADGCVLGPRTRIENSIVGVRTRIGSDCIIRDTVINGADAFENDAQRAANAKVGRPNLTVGDGSIIARAILDKDCRIGKGVRLTNEVRKDTADGPNGSYYIRDGIICVPRGAVVPDGTVV; encoded by the coding sequence ATGCGTTCCGTCCTCGCCCTCATCCTCGGCGGCGGCCGAGGCACCCGCCTGTTCCCGCTCACCAGCCATCGGTCCAAGCCCGCCGTCCCCGTCGCCGGCAAGTACCGGCTCATCGACATCCCCATCAGCAACTGCCTCAACAGCGACCTCCGGAACATCTACATCCTCACCCAGTTCCTGTCCGCCAGCCTCCACCGGCACATCGCCAACGCGTACAAGTTCGACATGTTCAGCCGCGGCTTCGTCGAGGTGCTCGCCGCCCAGCAGACGAACGAGGCCTCCGACTGGTACCAGGGCACCGCCGACGCCGTCCGCCAGAACATCGGGTACATCGAGCGCGAGAACACCGAGCACGTCCTCATCCTGTCCGGCGACCAGCTGTACCGCATGGACTTCCGCGACCTGTACAAGACGCACGCCGAGACGAACGCCGACGTGACCATCGCCGCCATCCCGGTGAAGGAGGAGGACACCCCCGGGTTCGGGCTGCTGAGCATGACCGACGCCGGCCGCATCACCGGCTTCGTCGAGAAGCCCAAGACGGTGGACGAGCGGAAGCCGTACCACGTGCCGGCCGACTGGATCACGAGCCGCGGCATCGCGCCGAACGGCCGGGCGTACCTGGCGAACATGGGCATCTACCTGTTCAAGACCCGGGTGCTGCTCGACGTGCTGACCGAGAAGCCGCTGGCCACCGACTTCGGCAAGGAGGTGTTCCCGCGGAACCTCCAGGCGCGGCAGATGTACGCCCACCTGTTCGACGGGTACTGGGAAGACCTCGGCACCATCGGCAGCTACCACGAGTCGAGCCTGGCGCTGGGCCGGGAGAACCCGCCGTTCGACTTCTTCGCGCCGGACGGCGTCATCTACACGCGGATGCGGAACCTGCCGGCGAGCCGCATCAACGGCGCGACGCTGGAGCACAGCCTCGTCGCCGACGGGTGCGTGCTCGGGCCGCGGACGCGGATCGAGAACAGCATCGTCGGCGTGCGCACCCGCATCGGCTCGGACTGCATCATCCGCGACACGGTGATTAACGGCGCGGACGCGTTCGAGAACGACGCCCAGCGGGCGGCGAACGCGAAGGTGGGGCGGCCGAACCTGACGGTCGGCGACGGGTCGATCATCGCGCGGGCGATTCTGGACAAGGACTGCCGCATCGGCAAGGGCGTGCGGCTGACGAACGAGGTGCGGAAGGACACGGCCGACGGCCCGAACGGCAGCTACTACATCCGCGACGGCATCATCTGCGTGCCGCGCGGCGCCGTCGTCCCGGACGGCACGGTGGTGTGA